One Salvia splendens isolate huo1 chromosome 1, SspV2, whole genome shotgun sequence genomic window, aatgaagagCTAATCATTCCTGCAGAAAACCAGAAAATGGAGGAGATTGATTGGGTTCTTGAAAATGAAGCCATTAATGGAGGAGAGGAGAGTGAAAAAAAGGTTCTTGGAAGTGGAGCAGAAGCCATTAATGGGGGCAAGAATTCAAAGGAAAATCTTGTTTTCCATGAAAAAGCTGAAGGTAACATTTTTGGTTCTGTTTTACAGATTTTGCaacacttttttttctattaatgTCTCTGAAAACGATAAAATTGCACAGTACCTTAATTTTCTTGTGCCTTTGACACCACTCCATAACCCTACCTGTCTGTAAATTAGGTGTAAAAAAAGGTGAAACGGCCCTCTTCACTATTTATATTCTTTTTACAGTGTATAGTTTAAGTTCTGTTTTCcttcattttcttgattttcacAAATTGAGTTTCAAACAAAAGTTTCTCTCTCACAATTTTCTGTTGTTTGTGGAGTCGGAATTCTTGGATATGCAATGCTGTGAATGGTTGACGGTTTTTCTGTCTCAGATTTGAGCAAAAGTAAGCTTTTACATCTTAGGAAACAATGAAAACAGTCAATGTAATCTAGTTGGGGAGCCAAGGCATTGAATGAGGGTTGTTTAGTGCCTTTAGGAACCACAAAAAGAACTAATTGCAGCCTTTTGTTTTCTAGTTCTGTTTCTACAAATGTTAGCTAAGAGTTAGGAAGACTGAGTTGCTTGGCATTTTGGATCATGATTTCTTCAATCACTTGTTTCTGTGTTTTTGGGTGAAGGAGTGTGGAAGTGTCGAATCTGCACTTGGAAGTATGGCAATGAAAGTGTCTGTGTTGATGCTATCAAAACTTTTAATTTTGTGTGTGAAGGTCAGTAGATGTGTAAATTGAATGAAAGTGTCTGTGGTTAAGATACACACACCTCTATCCTTCATTAGTTCATGCAGTTTCAAAGGAATAGTTTAGGCAATGTTGTGCATTTAAGCTTCTAATATGTATGTATATGACTTAACATTGTGTATGGTGTTAAATCTGTTTTCTTGCTTTGTTTTGTAGGTTTACGTGTTAATCCTATACCTACGTATATTCATAAGACGCTAATTGTGGAGGATCCTGCACGTACAAAACACGATGTCTCATCACTTGTTCCCGTAATTCAGTTCAATGGTGCTTCGGTCATAGACAATCAACACGGGGAAGAGGGCAAGGAGGATGGCTTTTCGAGCTCAGATGGGTTGCCTTCAGACAGTTCATCTCAAGAAGGTAACAACTGGTTTCGATGTGAGCTTTCTAATGAGTTCAAAAAGTGCTGCTGATAACGATGATGATCTGAAAATTAAACATTGTTTTGTAGGTTTCGTTGCAGGTGTTGATTCCACATATGCATACATTATAAGGGAGCCAGTCTTGAAAGGACCTGCGAAATTCGACGTCTCGTCTCTTGATCCTGTCATTCAGTTGAATGGTGCTTCGGTCATAAACAATCAACACGGGGAAGAGGACAAGGAGAGTGGCGTTTTGAGTTCAGATGCTCTGTCTTCAGACAGTTCATCTCAAGAAGGTAAGAACTAGTTATCATACGAGTTTTCTAATAAGATCGAAAAATGCAGATAACGATGATGATCTCAAAATTACACATTGTTTTGTGGATTTGGTTGCAGGTGTTGATTCAACATCTACATATATTATAAGGGAGCAAGTCTTGAAAGGACCTGCAAAATACACTGTCTCGTCTCTTGATCCCGTCATTCAGTTCAATGGTGCTTCGGTCATAAACAATCAACACGACGAAGAGGGCAAGGAGAATGGCGTTTCGAGTTCAGATGTCCTGCCTTCAGACAGTTCATCTCAAGAAGGTAAGAACTAGTTATGATGCGAGCTTTCTAAAAGTGCAGATGATGATGATTATCTGAAAATTACAAAACTGTTTACTCACATTGTTTTGTAGATTTGGTTGAAGGTACTATAAGGGAGCCAATCTTGAAAGGACCTGCAAAATACGACATCTCGTCTCTTGATCCCGTCATTCAGTTCAATGGTGCTTCGGTCATAAACAATCAACACGAGGACGAGGACAAGGAGAATGGCGTTTCGAGTTCAGATGTCATGTCTTCAGACAGTTCATCTCAAGAATGTAAGAGCTAGTTATAATACGAGCTTTCTAATAAGATCGAAAAGTGCAGATAATGATGATGGTCGAAAATTATAAATTGTTTACTCACATTGTTTTGTAGATTTGGTTGAAAGTGTTAATTCTACGCCTTCATATATTATAAGGGAGCCAATCTTGAAAGGGCCTGGAAAATACATCATCCCGTCTCTTGATCCGGCTGTTGAGTTCAATGGAGCTTCCGAAATAAGCAATCAATACGAGGAGGAGATTGAGAAGAACAGCATCTCTGAAACGATTGACGGGCCTTCCAAAGAGATCGAGAGTGAAGAAACCGAGCTGATTAACGAGGATGATCTGGAAATTACAGAGTTGGACGTCGAAAGAGTCATTCGGAAGCAGACCACACATGATCTGTACTGTCCCAACTGCAAGTCTTGCATTACAAAGAGGGTTATTCTTAGCAAACGAAAGCGCAGAAGAAAGATTCCCGATGAGGAGGTGAAGCGTCCCAAAACAGAAACTGCAGCTGTAGGGACTGTTTCGTCCGAGGATCAAGTTCATCAGGAAGGTGAAGTTGGTAACGACGATGCTCAAACACAACCAATCGATGAAGATGACCGTGACAGAGGCCCGGCTATATTTCGTTGCTTATCGTGCTTCAGCATTTTCATTCCAACTGGTAAGCGCgtgtttttttctttctgtttgAATATCTTTGTGCTTATAACGTTGCTATTTGCTACTTATGAGTGGGGAAAGCAATGTAGGGGACGGATTCCGATTGTTTGGTGGCAGAAGTGGGAAAGAAAATGTACGTGATGGACAAGCACCGGATGTAAAGAAGAGCTGGTTCGACATATTTAAACCGAATAGGCAGAAAACACTGGTTGGGGAAGGTACTTTTCTCCCTTACAGATTGTATGTGTAGCGTCGTGCCTGCAGAGAGCAGAGTTGTAAGACGACGTCTGAATTTCCTTTACGTGTTCATATAACTCGGTTCTTTAACATAGGAATTAGTTCTGAGACGAACGTGCAGCAAGTCAGCTCAGCCTTTCCATCGTCCAGCCCTGCTCGTGTAAGTGGCCAGCCATTAGTTTTACAAGATACGGCCCCACCTGCTCGTGCTCCTGCACGACTCGAGGGAACAACAGCAGATGAAATCCAAGATCTAAAACTCCCCTTGTTAGTAGGTATTGTTTTTTTAACTACATATTCACATCATGATATTTTAGCCTTGTTGAATTAGTTTAGTTTTTGGGTGACTGCTGTAATGACTTACCTCCCTCAGATGAGTCGAAGGCCGTGGATCAGCAAATGGAATCAAAACCTAGTCGGGAAGTTCAGACAATTCAAGGCAACGACGTTGTCCAGCTCCCACAACCATCAGTGTCAGCAGCTGTAGACGCGGATGGCACATTGATCTCAGTATCTATTCCTCACAACGAACAAGAAGTTAGAGCCACTATCGTGACCACAACTATTCTCGACAGCATAAATGTCGATTCCAGAAGCAGTGATAGCGGTATCTTCataatctttttattttgagtttgatCTCAGATTAAAACTACAAAATGTGTATGAAATTGGTAGCATTCTTTCCCTTTCAAATTGTTTGTGTGGTGTCTGAATAGCCTTTACGTGTTCATATAATTCGGTTCTTTCACATACAGGAAATAGTTCCGAAACAAACGTCCAACAAGTCAGCTTAGCCATTCCATCATCCAGACCTGCTCGTGTAAGTGGCCAACCATTAGTTTTACAAGATACGGCCCCACCTGCTCGTGCTCCTGCACGATTCAAGGGAACTACAGCAGAAACTGCTGCACACGAAGGCCGGGATCTAAAAATCCCCTTGTTAGGTACTGTTTTTTAACTACTTTTACACATCATGATATGTTAGCCTTGTTCAATCAGTTGAGTTTTGGGATGACTTATGATCATCTCCTCAGATAAGTCGGATGCTGTGTTAGCCACGGATCAGCAAACGGAACCAAAACCTATCCAAGAAGTTCAGACCATTCAAGACAACGACATTGTCCAGCTCCCACAACCATCAGTAGACGCGGATAGCACATTGATCTCAGTATCTATTCCTCACAGCGAACAAGACGTTAGAGCCACTATCGTGACTACATCTGTTCTCGACAACAGAAATATCGATTCCAGCAGTGACACCGGTATATCTTCAAAATCTTACTATTCTGAGTATGATCTCGGATTGAAACTACAAAATGTGTATGAAATTGGTACCATTCTTCTCTGGACCAACAGGTGAGGTCTACCCTGCTGAAGTCCCTCAGAAGGTGACAACCACAACGACGGTCGACTTCAGACACGACAAGCCACTCAGAACTAGTATCATCTCAGAAATAGGAGATGCACCATCTCCACAAGGTAAGACCAAATACTGTGAATCGAAAGGCCTAACTCGTGTTTCTCGAGTTTACTATCACAAAATCTTGATGCAGGTGTAGGCAATGATACCAGGATAACTATCATCGATGCACATCCAGTAGCGACTATAACGCCTCCGACAGTTTCCCAGTCGGGAACTCAAACTAATACTGCTGAAAGAGAAGTAATCGGAGCGAGAGAAGAAATCAAAGTTGAAGTGATCAAAAGCATAGTTTACGGTGGGCTAGCAGAGACCATGACTAGCCTTAGCGTTGTGTCATCAGCCGCTGGCGGTGGCGCGGCCACATGTAAGTATGCTGCACGCGATCTTTACTCATTCGGATAGTACATAACTACAGTATTTCAAATTTTGTTGATTCATTTGCAGTAAATGTGTTAACTCTGGGAGCTGCAAATTTGATTGGAGGTCTTTTCATCATTGCTCACAATGTAAGTTTTTTGGACTCTGTCTCATCCTTTGAATACTCAATCATATGTATTGTCGATCTCGTGGATCATTCTCCGTGTAACCGTGCAGTTGTGGGACTTAAAATGCGACCGCGTCGAGGAGCAGCTCTCGAACCAAGTGACCGAGCAGGTGGATCGTTACAGACAGCTCCTGGGCCGGAGACAGAATTTCGCGCTTCACGCCTTTGTTGCCATAGTAGCGTACATCGCGTTCGGCTTGGTGCCTCCGGTCGTGTACGGCTTCTCGTTCCGCGAGTCAGACGACAAACAGCTGAAGCTATTGATGGTGGCAGCAGCTTCCTTTGTGTGCATACTTGTGCTGTCATTAGGAAAGGCCTGTGTGCAGAGGCCCCCAAAGCCTTACTTGAAAACAGTCGCGACCTTCTTGATTATTGGGATATCTGCCTCGGGCGTGTCGTACGCTGCCGGAGGATTAGTCGAGCGTCTGCTGGAGAAGCTCGGTTTGTTCGAGCCGAGCTCGGTAGCTCCTAACTTGCTTGTGCCGGATATGAGACCAGTTGGTTCGGGATGGGCCTCTCTCTGAGctctcgctctctctctctctctctctctctctcgttaTATGTTCAATTGTGTGTGGCGATTTTGTTGAAAACAAAACTAGCATTGCTAGTCTTTTTGCATCTTGTGCTTGATCTTATCTCATAAAAAGTCTCATAACTCTATAAATTCTTAGACTATCGCTAAATTCTGATTTTGCTCACCAACTTTAACATCTGTTTACAAATTATCGAACTACTATTAATTTGTTACTCCATTTTGCAACcaatcaaaatttcaaatttgacaTAGCTTGATGACTTACTTACGTGACACTATCTACTGAAATGATATTACATTATAGGAAACAAAACATCATTGTATTATATTAATTCGAATAATTCCATTTGGTTTATGTAAAAAAGAATTAGACAAAAGGGAGAAAACAAGAAACGAGATGGATGAGAATATGAGAACCTAGAATATAGTGAAAGTTTAGGAACTTTTTTAAAGTTGGTATGCAAAACCAGAAtttaacaaaaatttaaaaattcctAAGGCAAATATCACttactactattttaaataCCCGTGATTCATTTCAGCTGTTTCAAAGTTTTGGTTCATCTCAACACAATATTTTACGCCATATACAATGTACATACATTTGCAATGTCTCTATTGTGGACATTGACGAGTATTGATGAAGCGAACGTGTGATAAAAGAGGTACGGACTGTCTCAAATAAGGGCACGGGCACAAGCACAGGCACGAGGGATCGTAGTAAAAAAGCTCTCTATATGAAACCAAAACAGTGTGTAGAAATCCTATAATATAAGACAAATATAGATTTCTAACTCCTAGTATTCAAGTTTACtatcataaaaaaaagtttaaaaaaaaagccAAAAACTTGTGAGAAAAGAAACTGCACAAATAACTAAACTTGATATTTGCAGGCTGTTTACGAACTCTTGTCATCTGATCCATGATTCAGTTGATGCAGCTCTTGCCTGCTTTTACCTCTCTTGATTTTTGCCTTAACCCTCGATTTCCTTACTAGGGTCTGCACCGTGTTAACGAAATTTCCGACTGCCATGACTATGAGAAGAACCCCACATGTAATTACCTGAAATTCATAGGTACAATAACGTAGGTGAATCTGAATACAAtgttgatgaagaagaaagaacgAAGATTCGACAAAGACATGTTTACACAATCACTTTACCTGCCAATCCAATTTGGATCCATTCATAGTAGTATTAAGCAACAAGAACCCAACATAAGCTTCGAATCCCTGAAACAGAGAACCATAACACGATTTGAGGGAAAACGTTGGCTTTAGTGAGGTCATAAGTATAGCCATCAAAAAGAAGAAACACGAGCGGCTATGAAAAGATTTATGGATCTCAACTTAACGAGCCTACACAGTCCATTAAGAGATTTGCTAATATCACTTGCACGAGGAGTTGATTCCAGTAAAATATAAAGAAGCGGTATTGTTGTCTTGCTATTGATACGAGAGGAAGGAACTTAACAGACCTGCAAAACAAAAAGTATCGGGCATAGCAGTAGTAGTTGACCCTCCACTCCAGCAGTTTCTCCCCAAACAACATCCATCCTCCTAGCCTACATTTAGCAATAGTTGAACATTATTGACCGGATATGTTAAAATATTGTGCCTCAATCAATTTGAAGGACGATATCCCTCTAGCCTATCAGTGAAGGCTATAACTCATGTGAAAATCACAcataaatcacaaaaaaaaagttgcgaacttcaaaatatttattttgaaaaaggCAGAGAACATTCTATACAATGACATTTGAACAGACAAGTTTACATGTAGAAATCTTGACATCTATATGTATCAGGGCACCCAATAAAGGAGTCAACTTTTCTGAAAAGATGTAAATTGAGCACATGAAGAAGCTGGTGGTAAAGGAAACCAAATATTCCAGGCAAGCTAAAACTACCTTGCCAAGCGCAATACGTGTATAAAGTCTTTGCCTTTGGTATATATTCTGAAGAATCATAGCAACTCCTTGCATTATTGCCCATTTCAGAAATAGTTGTACACCTATCTGCAATgaccattttatttcatttggtGGGTTGGTGCGCTTACATTTTATGTGAGGGGAAATGTGGGTAAGCATTAACTACCTGTTTCTGAGCACAGTCAGGTCCTTGGTCTATTTCCCAAGTTAGACTGATCAGAGCCATAGCCATGGCAAAATAATGGTGTTTAATCCACCTGCATAAGTAAGAGCAAGACTAGATTAAACGATGTCCTATTTCTTCGTAACCAAACTTCaaagaaaaaatgaatattaaagaTGAAAAAAGGAAAGGAATAGCTTGGGCACTAGAAGATCCCTAAAGCCATAACGATAACTATTGCAACAAGAAGTTAGATTAAATTGATCTTCTTGTCAACATTTTCCCAACTACATGCCCATAGTTCAATCTTTTtagctaaaataaaaataaaaactccaCTTTTAGGAAGTAAGAAGATTTAGGAAAAGTCAAATACCAAGGACGTATATTACTTCCATTAACTCTCAAGATGTTCTCTCTCAAAGCCAAACCAGTGTAAAGATATAGCAACCATGCCTGTAACAGAAATAATTGACTGACATGAGTTTCACACACaaactcccctacaaaaataataagcaataataataatgataagaGAGGAAGGGATCAAAATCAGAAGAAACAGAGTTTTGCCATGCGATACCTGGTAAAGTTGAACTGGTAATGCGGGTAAGCATCCACCCCAAATATATGACCTTAAAATAAGCAATAGTGACGGCAAACAAAGGAACAAAAATGCTGTTCTATCCTGTCATCAGTACAAACATCATCAGTTATTGCAAAAAAGGTGTATGCTCTTCCAGctataattaagaaaaataattcaagtTCGGATAAGTGGGGCAGGCACTAAAAGTAAACTAGATTATTTCTAATATATCTTTCAGATCAAGAACACTCATAAATATCAGATTTCATCAACACTGCCATCTATTGTAAGATACGAGGTCAGGTCCCTTGAGCTTTTAATGATTAAAATGCTGGCAGACGCTTACAAATGTTATGTGTATGTTCCTGTCATGTGGTGTGTGCTTATCTAAATCTCATCTTATTAGAATCAAAAGCTAGACTTAACAAATCTTCCAGTGGTCTCCAGCAAATCACTGTTTCATTAACCACGACATGACACGTATCACACATGATTACCAGTCCGCACAATTTGTTGGTTACCTCGCGTGAACGATTGGCTTATCGGTTATCCAGTTCTTTATCATTATTCATTAAGAATCTACCAAAGACTCCCACATTCTCATGCCATGGGATAACAGGATGAAGACCATGACAAGTAATTGCTCAATGCCTCAATCTTATCTCACTTTTATTACTAAAAGCTATACATGACATACACCACAGTAATAGATTCGATAATCGATAATACCAAGTCTACTTTTGTTAATCAGTGTTCCATTCAATCATTCATCACGATTCATGACAATATGGAATGAGAAACTTGCACATTTATTATGTCCATAGAGCTCCAAAATTTGATTACAGAATATACATTCCCAACCAAATCAAGATCATAATGGAATAAACAGGACATCAAATTAACTAGCTTTACTGGCTGGAATCATACCCTGAAATTATTGTATTCCTCTTTCACTTTCAATTGTACATCCTTCCGATTAGCTCTCACATTAATAGGCCCCAAAAACATCCTCAAAAACATACCTAATTACAGAGCAACAAATCAAAATCAACATACAAATCCATATGCAGCGCACACAATCAAACCAAATAAGAGTAATCAAACAAACCATGAGATTTGCTAGGAAGAAATGCCGCTGCATCTCCCTCACTCAATATATACCTCACTCTCTTCAGCTCCTCTTCCACCTAGCAATTATTCCCCAAAATCGAATCCAAAAATCagcacacacacaaaaaaaacgaCGATTCACGTAAAAAAATTACTCGCATGCATGCGGATGAATCGACGCAGCTCATACTTTATCGAAATCCTTGGAGCCGCGGAGGGGCGAACGGAGAGAGTTGATGCGGGCGTCGATTGCGGCGACGCGCTGGCGCAGCGCGTCCTCCTCGCGGGTGGTTCGGGAGATGAGGGACGCCGCGGTCTCCTGCAGCTCCTTGGCTTCCTCCGCCAGCGCCGATATTCCGGCGGCCGTTGATTCCATCGGAAGACGGTGACGGTCCGATCAATCAGGTGATTTTCAGATTTAACGGATCGATGTGAGTTTTGTTTTTGGAGATGAGATGCGATGCGATGCGATGCCAACCAATTGTTTACGACAGTATTGtgcattttattaaaagatGAGGGGCTTTCTGGTAAATTCAAAAAATGGATGGATTTTGTGGTGGGAGAGAGAGTATAtaactttattttcttataaattgtcgaaaatatgaaattttattaaattatac contains:
- the LOC121756209 gene encoding uncharacterized protein LOC121756209 isoform X2, with product MEKEEYKLEVQAEVEEQEAEETTPLVRNSRNGDDSKIIPKYGVEINGGVSNGGVSQNENEELIIPAENQKMEEIDWVLENEAINGGEESEKKVLGSGAEAINGGKNSKENLVFHEKAEGVWKCRICTWKYGNESVCVDAIKTFNFVCEGLRVNPIPTYIHKTLIVEDPARTKHDVSSLVPVIQFNGASVIDNQHGEEGKEDGFSSSDGLPSDSSSQEGFVAGVDSTYAYIIREPVLKGPAKFDVSSLDPVIQLNGASVINNQHGEEDKESGVLSSDALSSDSSSQEGVDSTSTYIIREQVLKGPAKYTVSSLDPVIQFNGASVINNQHDEEGKENGVSSSDVLPSDSSSQEGTIREPILKGPAKYDISSLDPVIQFNGASVINNQHEDEDKENGVSSSDVMSSDSSSQEYLVESVNSTPSYIIREPILKGPGKYIIPSLDPAVEFNGASEISNQYEEEIEKNSISETIDGPSKEIESEETELINEDDLEITELDVERVIRKQTTHDLYCPNCKSCITKRVILSKRKRRRKIPDEEVKRPKTETAAVGTVSSEDQVHQEGEVGNDDAQTQPIDEDDRDRGPAIFRCLSCFSIFIPTGDGFRLFGGRSGKENVRDGQAPDVKKSWFDIFKPNRQKTLVGEGISSETNVQQVSSAFPSSSPARVSGQPLVLQDTAPPARAPARLEGTTADEIQDLKLPLLVDESKAVDQQMESKPSREVQTIQGNDVVQLPQPSVSAAVDADGTLISVSIPHNEQEVRATIVTTTILDSINVDSRSSDSGNSSETNVQQVSLAIPSSRPARVSGQPLVLQDTAPPARAPARFKGTTAETAAHEGRDLKIPLLDKSDAVLATDQQTEPKPIQEVQTIQDNDIVQLPQPSVDADSTLISVSIPHSEQDVRATIVTTSVLDNRNIDSSSDTGEVYPAEVPQKVTTTTTVDFRHDKPLRTSIISEIGDAPSPQGVGNDTRITIIDAHPVATITPPTVSQSGTQTNTAEREVIGAREEIKVEVIKSIVYGGLAETMTSLSVVSSAAGGGAATLNVLTLGAANLIGGLFIIAHNLWDLKCDRVEEQLSNQVTEQVDRYRQLLGRRQNFALHAFVAIVAYIAFGLVPPVVYGFSFRESDDKQLKLLMVAAASFVCILVLSLGKACVQRPPKPYLKTVATFLIIGISASGVSYAAGGLVERLLEKLGLFEPSSVAPNLLVPDMRPVGSGWASL
- the LOC121756209 gene encoding uncharacterized protein LOC121756209 isoform X1 codes for the protein MEKEEYKLEVQAEVEEQEAEETTPLVRNSRNGDDSKIIPKYGVEINGGVSNGGVSQNENEELIIPAENQKMEEIDWVLENEAINGGEESEKKVLGSGAEAINGGKNSKENLVFHEKAEGVWKCRICTWKYGNESVCVDAIKTFNFVCEGLRVNPIPTYIHKTLIVEDPARTKHDVSSLVPVIQFNGASVIDNQHGEEGKEDGFSSSDGLPSDSSSQEGFVAGVDSTYAYIIREPVLKGPAKFDVSSLDPVIQLNGASVINNQHGEEDKESGVLSSDALSSDSSSQEGVDSTSTYIIREQVLKGPAKYTVSSLDPVIQFNGASVINNQHDEEGKENGVSSSDVLPSDSSSQEDLVEGTIREPILKGPAKYDISSLDPVIQFNGASVINNQHEDEDKENGVSSSDVMSSDSSSQEYLVESVNSTPSYIIREPILKGPGKYIIPSLDPAVEFNGASEISNQYEEEIEKNSISETIDGPSKEIESEETELINEDDLEITELDVERVIRKQTTHDLYCPNCKSCITKRVILSKRKRRRKIPDEEVKRPKTETAAVGTVSSEDQVHQEGEVGNDDAQTQPIDEDDRDRGPAIFRCLSCFSIFIPTGDGFRLFGGRSGKENVRDGQAPDVKKSWFDIFKPNRQKTLVGEGISSETNVQQVSSAFPSSSPARVSGQPLVLQDTAPPARAPARLEGTTADEIQDLKLPLLVDESKAVDQQMESKPSREVQTIQGNDVVQLPQPSVSAAVDADGTLISVSIPHNEQEVRATIVTTTILDSINVDSRSSDSGNSSETNVQQVSLAIPSSRPARVSGQPLVLQDTAPPARAPARFKGTTAETAAHEGRDLKIPLLDKSDAVLATDQQTEPKPIQEVQTIQDNDIVQLPQPSVDADSTLISVSIPHSEQDVRATIVTTSVLDNRNIDSSSDTGEVYPAEVPQKVTTTTTVDFRHDKPLRTSIISEIGDAPSPQGVGNDTRITIIDAHPVATITPPTVSQSGTQTNTAEREVIGAREEIKVEVIKSIVYGGLAETMTSLSVVSSAAGGGAATLNVLTLGAANLIGGLFIIAHNLWDLKCDRVEEQLSNQVTEQVDRYRQLLGRRQNFALHAFVAIVAYIAFGLVPPVVYGFSFRESDDKQLKLLMVAAASFVCILVLSLGKACVQRPPKPYLKTVATFLIIGISASGVSYAAGGLVERLLEKLGLFEPSSVAPNLLVPDMRPVGSGWASL
- the LOC121756209 gene encoding uncharacterized protein LOC121756209 isoform X3, with amino-acid sequence MEKEEYKLEVQAEVEEQEAEETTPLVRNSRNGDDSKIIPKYGVEINGGVSNGGVSQNENEELIIPAENQKMEEIDWVLENEAINGGEESEKKVLGSGAEAINGGKNSKENLVFHEKAEGLRVNPIPTYIHKTLIVEDPARTKHDVSSLVPVIQFNGASVIDNQHGEEGKEDGFSSSDGLPSDSSSQEGFVAGVDSTYAYIIREPVLKGPAKFDVSSLDPVIQLNGASVINNQHGEEDKESGVLSSDALSSDSSSQEGVDSTSTYIIREQVLKGPAKYTVSSLDPVIQFNGASVINNQHDEEGKENGVSSSDVLPSDSSSQEDLVEGTIREPILKGPAKYDISSLDPVIQFNGASVINNQHEDEDKENGVSSSDVMSSDSSSQEYLVESVNSTPSYIIREPILKGPGKYIIPSLDPAVEFNGASEISNQYEEEIEKNSISETIDGPSKEIESEETELINEDDLEITELDVERVIRKQTTHDLYCPNCKSCITKRVILSKRKRRRKIPDEEVKRPKTETAAVGTVSSEDQVHQEGEVGNDDAQTQPIDEDDRDRGPAIFRCLSCFSIFIPTGDGFRLFGGRSGKENVRDGQAPDVKKSWFDIFKPNRQKTLVGEGISSETNVQQVSSAFPSSSPARVSGQPLVLQDTAPPARAPARLEGTTADEIQDLKLPLLVDESKAVDQQMESKPSREVQTIQGNDVVQLPQPSVSAAVDADGTLISVSIPHNEQEVRATIVTTTILDSINVDSRSSDSGNSSETNVQQVSLAIPSSRPARVSGQPLVLQDTAPPARAPARFKGTTAETAAHEGRDLKIPLLDKSDAVLATDQQTEPKPIQEVQTIQDNDIVQLPQPSVDADSTLISVSIPHSEQDVRATIVTTSVLDNRNIDSSSDTGEVYPAEVPQKVTTTTTVDFRHDKPLRTSIISEIGDAPSPQGVGNDTRITIIDAHPVATITPPTVSQSGTQTNTAEREVIGAREEIKVEVIKSIVYGGLAETMTSLSVVSSAAGGGAATLNVLTLGAANLIGGLFIIAHNLWDLKCDRVEEQLSNQVTEQVDRYRQLLGRRQNFALHAFVAIVAYIAFGLVPPVVYGFSFRESDDKQLKLLMVAAASFVCILVLSLGKACVQRPPKPYLKTVATFLIIGISASGVSYAAGGLVERLLEKLGLFEPSSVAPNLLVPDMRPVGSGWASL
- the LOC121802364 gene encoding transmembrane protein 120 homolog, yielding MESTAAGISALAEEAKELQETAASLISRTTREEDALRQRVAAIDARINSLRSPLRGSKDFDKVEEELKRVRYILSEGDAAAFLPSKSHGMFLRMFLGPINVRANRKDVQLKVKEEYNNFRDRTAFLFLCLPSLLLILRSYIWGGCLPALPVQLYQAWLLYLYTGLALRENILRVNGSNIRPWWIKHHYFAMAMALISLTWEIDQGPDCAQKQIGVQLFLKWAIMQGVAMILQNIYQRQRLYTRIALGKARRMDVVWGETAGVEGQLLLLCPILFVLQGFEAYVGFLLLNTTMNGSKLDWQVITCGVLLIVMAVGNFVNTVQTLVRKSRVKAKIKRGKSRQELHQLNHGSDDKSS